One genomic window of uncultured delta proteobacterium includes the following:
- a CDS encoding exported hypothetical protein (Evidence 5 : No homology to any previously reported sequences), giving the protein MRRFFHSLRLLLAACILTACTPARTGVIGNTLTTNVKPEISITGQAPLTIQASGRLRPNSGMATISDSADFTFDYAFFMANTAEQRFAYAAIVRIDNEGRWLFQPPARFDGAFAVNDRIIGGFQWSIQLLRVSSDKDWGSAVWSDVNGGAPASGMPEFWLAKRWITHLNSTTRAVMEYREPWPGNLAVLGADTVIVSDSTAAILQQFDARADAAFLVEKKRGEFDTNTPQPQTSKPRVPVNMAKLVGTVIDRGGS; this is encoded by the coding sequence ATGCGCCGATTCTTTCATAGTCTCCGCCTGCTCCTCGCGGCCTGTATCCTCACCGCCTGCACCCCCGCGCGGACCGGCGTCATCGGCAATACACTGACGACAAACGTCAAGCCGGAAATCAGCATCACCGGGCAAGCGCCTTTGACCATTCAGGCCAGCGGCAGGCTGCGGCCCAACTCCGGCATGGCCACCATTTCCGACTCCGCGGATTTTACCTTTGACTACGCTTTTTTTATGGCGAACACCGCTGAGCAACGGTTCGCATACGCCGCCATAGTCCGCATCGACAATGAAGGCCGGTGGCTTTTCCAGCCGCCGGCGCGTTTTGACGGAGCGTTTGCCGTCAATGACCGCATCATTGGCGGCTTCCAATGGTCGATACAACTGCTGCGCGTTTCCAGTGACAAAGACTGGGGGAGCGCTGTCTGGAGCGATGTGAACGGCGGCGCGCCCGCGTCCGGAATGCCGGAATTCTGGCTTGCAAAACGGTGGATAACGCACCTGAACAGCACCACCCGGGCCGTCATGGAATACCGGGAACCCTGGCCCGGCAACCTGGCCGTGCTGGGCGCGGACACGGTGATTGTGTCGGACAGCACTGCCGCGATCCTGCAACAGTTTGATGCCAGGGCCGACGCCGCCTTTCTGGTGGAAAAGAAACGCGGGGAGTTCGACACGAACACGCCGCAGCCGCAAACGTCAAAACCCCGAGTTCCCGTCAATATGGCAAAACTGGTTGGAACGGTCATAGACCGTGGCGGCAGTTGA
- a CDS encoding hypothetical protein (Evidence 5 : No homology to any previously reported sequences), whose product MRGKNASLFDKIFLYLLLIGNKF is encoded by the coding sequence ATGAGAGGCAAAAATGCCTCATTATTCGATAAAATCTTCCTGTATCTTCTTTTGATTGGTAACAAGTTCTAA
- a CDS encoding transposase, with translation MLSLIPRHVFQKLEARHKTGRSSRQFGFKEQFTVMAFIQLAARRSMRDGLRCLAACGKRLYHFGLFPVARSTFSDANNSRPVGFFKDLFADMYSLCVPKASKHKFHFKCKLYSMDATTISLCLSLFPWATFRQNKGGVKMNTVLDHDGHIPAFVTVDVAKTHESRMAKSLSLPKGSIVTFDKGYVSYPWFQTLLENGIFFVTRLKDNAVYKLLERRPVNRTSGVTSDHIIEVKHSRGKVLRLRRIGYRDAETGKRYEFLTNHFRLSARTIADIYKERWKIELFFREIKQNLRIKSFVGNTENAVLIQIYTALTVYLLLAYQKFLSKTGLSVQQLFQIASLNILGTDSLEELLKPRRRKNENLYNLSLLSLAA, from the coding sequence ATGCTATCATTGATTCCCAGACATGTTTTTCAGAAACTGGAAGCCCGGCATAAAACAGGTCGTTCTTCTCGACAATTCGGCTTTAAGGAACAGTTTACGGTCATGGCTTTTATCCAGCTTGCAGCAAGGCGCTCCATGCGTGACGGATTGCGCTGTTTGGCCGCCTGCGGCAAGAGGCTGTATCATTTTGGCCTTTTTCCCGTTGCACGTTCCACTTTCTCCGATGCCAACAACTCCCGGCCTGTGGGCTTTTTCAAAGATCTATTTGCCGACATGTACAGCCTGTGTGTTCCCAAGGCCTCCAAACACAAATTTCATTTCAAATGCAAACTTTACAGCATGGACGCCACCACCATCAGCCTGTGTTTGTCGCTGTTTCCCTGGGCCACGTTCCGCCAAAACAAGGGCGGCGTCAAAATGAACACAGTGCTTGACCACGATGGTCATATCCCGGCATTTGTCACCGTTGATGTGGCCAAAACGCACGAAAGCCGTATGGCGAAAAGTCTTTCTCTGCCCAAAGGCTCCATCGTGACCTTCGACAAAGGCTATGTCAGTTACCCCTGGTTTCAGACCCTGCTCGAAAATGGCATCTTTTTCGTCACCCGCCTGAAGGACAACGCTGTTTACAAACTGCTGGAGCGCCGCCCGGTGAACCGCACAAGCGGGGTTACTTCCGACCACATTATCGAAGTGAAGCACAGCCGGGGAAAAGTCTTGCGCCTGCGTCGCATCGGCTACCGGGACGCCGAAACAGGCAAGCGTTACGAATTTCTGACAAATCACTTTCGCCTGTCCGCCCGCACCATCGCCGATATTTACAAAGAACGCTGGAAAATCGAACTCTTTTTTCGCGAAATCAAACAGAATCTACGCATCAAAAGCTTTGTCGGGAACACGGAAAATGCTGTATTGATTCAGATTTATACCGCGCTGACCGTCTACCTGCTCCTGGCCTACCAGAAATTCCTGAGTAAAACAGGGCTGTCCGTGCAGCAACTTTTCCAAATCGCCTCACTGAACATCCTCGGAACAGACTCGCTGGAAGAACTCCTGAAGCCCCGACGACGAAAAAATGAAAACCTCTATAACCTCAGTCTGTTATCCTTGGCAGCTTAA
- a CDS encoding Phosphomethylpyrimidine kinase, producing the protein MANPAVIMTIAGSDSGGGAGIQADLKTMTVLGAFGISAITALTAQNGEGVRGIHAPDPDFMRTQLETLLDGFPIAAAKTGMLFSAPLMEVVAACLAGKTFPLVVDPVAVSQSGHKLLRDDAVEALIRTIIPLADVITPNAPEAEALTGKRLRYAADIAVLAEDLMAKGAKAVLLKGGHFAPEDMPSDGIMTDWLCLPGKAPKALPHKLIETKNNHGTGCTLSAAMATFLGQGKPLEEAVVLAQKYLVAGLAASYTPGVGCGPPNFPAGAAALKCFE; encoded by the coding sequence ATGGCAAATCCGGCAGTTATCATGACCATCGCCGGGTCGGACTCCGGCGGGGGCGCGGGTATCCAGGCTGACCTGAAGACCATGACGGTGCTCGGCGCGTTCGGCATCTCCGCCATTACCGCACTGACGGCGCAAAACGGGGAAGGTGTGCGCGGCATCCATGCGCCTGACCCAGATTTTATGCGGACGCAATTGGAAACGCTGCTGGACGGGTTCCCCATCGCGGCGGCCAAGACCGGCATGCTGTTTTCCGCCCCGCTTATGGAGGTCGTTGCCGCATGCCTGGCGGGCAAGACCTTTCCTCTTGTTGTGGACCCGGTGGCGGTCAGCCAGTCCGGGCACAAACTGCTGCGGGACGACGCCGTGGAGGCGCTCATCCGCACCATTATCCCCCTCGCCGACGTCATAACGCCCAATGCCCCCGAGGCGGAGGCCCTCACGGGGAAACGGCTGCGGTATGCCGCTGATATCGCCGTCCTGGCGGAAGATCTGATGGCCAAGGGAGCGAAGGCCGTTCTGCTCAAGGGCGGGCACTTCGCGCCCGAGGACATGCCCTCCGACGGGATCATGACCGACTGGCTCTGCCTTCCGGGCAAGGCGCCCAAAGCCCTGCCGCACAAATTGATCGAGACGAAGAACAACCACGGGACGGGTTGCACGCTCTCCGCCGCCATGGCAACGTTTCTCGGGCAGGGAAAACCGCTTGAGGAAGCCGTTGTGCTGGCGCAGAAATATCTCGTGGCCGGTCTTGCCGCCTCGTACACGCCGGGCGTGGGCTGCGGCCCGCCGAACTTCCCGGCCGGCGCCGCCGCCTTGAAATGCTTTGAATAG
- the thiE gene encoding Thiamine-phosphate synthase: MRALPKTDIYAITDSTLSLGRPVEEVVGALLGAGVKIIQYREKKKKAGEMLRECEILRTMTRDAGAFFIVNDHIDIAMLVKADGVHVGQEDLPVGRVRELVGDDCCIGFSTHSPEQVAEAVRVGADYIGVGPLYATQTKEDVCNPVGLEYLDYVAASQAIPFVVIGGIKRHNIAEVVRHGGRCCCLVSELVGAPEIAARVAEVRAIMKGQGA; the protein is encoded by the coding sequence ATGCGGGCATTACCGAAAACTGATATTTACGCCATCACCGACAGCACCCTTTCCCTGGGCAGGCCTGTCGAGGAAGTGGTCGGCGCGCTGCTCGGCGCGGGCGTCAAAATAATCCAATACCGAGAGAAAAAGAAAAAAGCCGGGGAAATGCTGCGCGAGTGCGAAATTCTCCGCACAATGACCCGGGACGCCGGCGCTTTTTTTATCGTGAACGACCATATTGATATCGCCATGCTCGTCAAAGCGGACGGGGTGCATGTGGGGCAGGAAGATCTGCCGGTCGGCAGGGTGCGGGAACTGGTCGGCGACGATTGCTGCATCGGTTTTTCCACCCACTCGCCGGAACAGGTTGCCGAGGCCGTGCGCGTCGGCGCGGATTATATCGGCGTCGGCCCCTTGTACGCGACACAGACCAAGGAAGATGTCTGCAATCCCGTGGGGCTGGAATATCTTGATTATGTCGCGGCGTCGCAAGCGATTCCCTTTGTGGTGATCGGCGGCATCAAGCGGCACAACATCGCGGAAGTCGTCCGCCACGGCGGGCGTTGCTGCTGCCTGGTCTCCGAGCTTGTCGGCGCGCCGGAGATCGCGGCGCGGGTGGCGGAAGTCCGCGCAATAATGAAAGGGCAGGGCGCGTGA
- a CDS encoding Transcriptional regulator, MucR family, protein MMAHVQNLLEALEIVKAQAKVRTMVEEEIISMVQKLSEGIRDVCAGAQPEEDVSPAPVRKSIKEQTIVCLECGRSFKILTKKHLASHNLDADAYREKWGIKRNTPLVCKSLQRERRKKMKAMKLWERRKHAA, encoded by the coding sequence ATGATGGCTCATGTTCAAAATCTCCTNGAGGCGCTGGAGATCGTCAAAGCGCAGGCAAAAGTAAGAACCATGGTTGAAGAGGAAATTATTTCCATGGTTCAAAAGTTGTCTGAAGGTATTCGCGACGTTTGCGCCGGCGCGCAGCCTGAAGAAGACGTTTCGCCTGCTCCTGTCCGCAAATCCATAAAAGAGCAGACCATCGTTTGCCTAGAATGCGGAAGATCTTTCAAAATACTGACGAAGAAGCACTTGGCGTCGCATAACCTTGACGCGGATGCCTACCGCGAAAAGTGGGGCATCAAACGGAACACGCCGTTGGTGTGTAAGTCCTTGCAGCGCGAACGGCGTAAAAAGATGAAAGCCATGAAGCTTTGGGAGCGGCGCAAACACGCCGCATGA
- a CDS encoding hypothetical protein (Evidence 5 : No homology to any previously reported sequences), which translates to MMQRLHGFYCPYVREKRQCFAAQYYLAAFFIKKWRITCSPIANFHIFKKHAPFSLYDNQY; encoded by the coding sequence ATGATGCAGAGGTTGCATGGTTTTTATTGTCCTTACGTAAGGGAAAAGAGACAGTGTTTTGCGGCGCAATACTATCTTGCCGCGTTTTTTATAAAAAAATGGCGGATAACTTGTTCTCCTATTGCCAATTTTCATATTTTCAAGAAACACGCGCCTTTTTCGCTGTACGACAATCAGTACTGA